A window from Roseburia sp. 499 encodes these proteins:
- a CDS encoding ABC transporter ATP-binding protein: protein MGKIFKYLKEYKAIVAGIILLLIVQAYCDLSLPQYMSDIVDIGIQQGGIEHVAPEEMREETLENLCVFMSDEDAETVKGAYEKNEEGNYELTVKKDEIEKLDEILGLPMLVMSSMEEQEGMDMETIRAALESGMMTKEQILQQEDAVEEQLGDMSDTIINQKALLGVKSEYEALGWDMGDYQNSYMLRTGGKMIAMSVIMMAAAIFAGMLASYVSAGVGRDLRDKVFKKVVSFSNSEIERFSTASLITRSTNDIQQIQMVEVMLLRMVIYAPIIGIGGVIKVANTRTGMSWIIGVAVGVIILVVGLLMVVAMPKFKKMQTLVDRLNLVSREILTGVPVIRAFSREKFEEKRFEGANKELMKTQLFTNRVMSMMMPLMMMIMNCITVAIVWFGSKGVDLGNLQVGDMMAFITYTMIIVMSFLMITMVSVMLPRAGVAANRIDEVLNTEAEILDPKEPKDGVNEQWKGEIVFDDVCFQYPGADENAIEHISFKAEPGKTTAIIGSTGCGKSTLLNLIPRFYDVTEGKITVDGVDIRDITQNKLRSLLGYVPQKGVLFSGTIATNIGFAGEVSEEKIQEAAQIAQAEEFISAKEEGYESPIAQGGTNVSGGQKQRLSIARAIAKNPKVFLFDDSFSALDYKTDVVLRKALNEKISDATVIIVAQRISTILHADQIIVLDEGKVVGKGTHEELMQSCETYQEIAKSQLSEKELKGGLV, encoded by the coding sequence ATGGGAAAGATATTCAAATACTTAAAGGAATATAAAGCGATTGTTGCAGGTATAATTCTTTTACTGATTGTACAGGCATACTGTGATTTATCCCTGCCGCAGTATATGTCCGATATCGTGGATATTGGTATACAGCAGGGAGGAATTGAACATGTAGCACCAGAGGAGATGCGAGAAGAGACATTGGAAAATCTCTGTGTATTTATGTCTGATGAAGATGCTGAAACAGTAAAGGGAGCTTATGAAAAAAATGAAGAAGGAAACTATGAACTGACAGTAAAGAAGGATGAGATAGAAAAACTGGATGAGATTCTGGGCTTGCCAATGTTAGTAATGTCTTCGATGGAGGAACAGGAAGGAATGGATATGGAAACCATTCGGGCGGCATTGGAAAGTGGTATGATGACCAAAGAGCAGATTCTGCAGCAGGAAGATGCAGTAGAAGAACAACTCGGGGATATGAGTGATACCATTATTAATCAAAAGGCATTACTGGGAGTGAAATCAGAGTATGAGGCATTAGGCTGGGATATGGGAGATTACCAGAATAGTTATATGCTTCGCACCGGTGGAAAGATGATTGCTATGTCTGTTATTATGATGGCAGCAGCGATTTTTGCAGGTATGCTTGCATCCTATGTATCAGCCGGTGTTGGTAGAGATTTAAGAGATAAGGTATTTAAAAAAGTAGTTTCTTTTTCAAATAGTGAAATAGAACGTTTTTCCACCGCATCTTTGATTACAAGAAGTACTAATGATATTCAACAGATACAGATGGTGGAGGTTATGCTGCTTCGTATGGTAATTTATGCACCAATCATTGGTATTGGTGGCGTGATTAAAGTGGCAAATACCAGAACAGGGATGAGCTGGATTATTGGAGTAGCAGTGGGAGTAATCATTCTCGTTGTAGGATTATTAATGGTTGTTGCTATGCCAAAATTTAAGAAAATGCAGACTTTGGTAGACCGTTTGAATCTGGTATCCAGAGAAATATTAACAGGAGTTCCTGTCATCAGAGCTTTTTCCCGAGAAAAATTTGAGGAAAAGCGTTTTGAAGGAGCGAATAAGGAATTGATGAAAACACAGTTGTTCACCAACCGTGTTATGTCTATGATGATGCCGCTTATGATGATGATTATGAACTGTATTACGGTTGCAATTGTGTGGTTTGGTTCTAAGGGCGTAGACCTTGGAAATCTTCAGGTAGGCGACATGATGGCATTTATCACTTATACGATGATAATTGTCATGTCATTTTTGATGATTACTATGGTATCTGTTATGCTTCCAAGAGCAGGAGTTGCAGCAAATCGTATTGATGAAGTTTTAAATACAGAAGCAGAGATTTTAGATCCGAAGGAACCTAAGGACGGTGTCAATGAGCAGTGGAAGGGAGAAATTGTATTTGATGATGTATGCTTCCAGTATCCGGGAGCAGATGAAAATGCAATTGAACATATTTCTTTTAAGGCAGAGCCGGGCAAAACTACAGCTATTATTGGAAGTACAGGATGTGGTAAGTCTACATTGCTAAATCTGATTCCAAGATTCTATGATGTGACAGAAGGAAAAATTACAGTTGATGGCGTGGATATTCGCGATATTACTCAGAACAAGCTGAGGAGTTTACTTGGATATGTTCCGCAGAAAGGGGTATTGTTCTCCGGAACGATTGCCACGAATATCGGATTTGCGGGAGAGGTATCAGAAGAAAAGATACAGGAGGCCGCACAAATTGCACAAGCAGAAGAATTTATTTCTGCAAAAGAAGAGGGATATGAGAGCCCGATTGCACAGGGCGGAACGAATGTATCCGGTGGACAGAAACAACGTTTGTCCATTGCAAGAGCCATTGCAAAGAATCCAAAAGTATTTTTATTTGATGACAGTTTTTCAGCATTAGATTATAAGACGGACGTGGTCTTAAGAAAAGCATTAAATGAGAAAATATCAGATGCTACTGTGATTATTGTAGCTCAGAGAATCAGTACAATTCTTCATGCTGACCAGATTATTGTGTTGGATGAAGGAAAAGTTGTTGGAAAAGGAACTCATGAGGAACTGATGCAGTCCTGTGAAACATATCAGGAAATTGCAAAGTCCCAGTTGTCTGAAAAGGAACTGAAAGGAGGTCTTGTATAA
- a CDS encoding MarR family winged helix-turn-helix transcriptional regulator: protein MENDNLKIMHTELMEAFHRIQKVNISSMMEVSKGEFLALQIIGVYQKKYPEREGIYVSEIAGNLRIASSQTSRMLKNLEERELIGRSVDTKDRRNTYVFLTENGKEVCQRVHEKMQVYFEGVLNQMGEERMKELIGLCRELSDVMEKELKEQVKENRKNN, encoded by the coding sequence ATGGAAAATGACAATTTAAAAATCATGCATACCGAATTAATGGAAGCATTCCACCGGATTCAGAAGGTTAATATTTCTTCTATGATGGAAGTATCAAAGGGTGAATTTTTAGCATTACAGATTATTGGAGTGTATCAGAAAAAGTATCCGGAACGGGAAGGAATTTATGTGTCAGAAATAGCAGGAAATTTGCGGATTGCATCATCCCAAACTTCCAGAATGCTAAAGAATCTGGAAGAACGTGAACTCATAGGAAGGAGCGTTGATACCAAAGATCGGAGAAATACATATGTTTTTTTAACGGAAAATGGAAAAGAAGTCTGTCAACGTGTTCATGAGAAAATGCAGGTTTATTTTGAAGGGGTTTTGAACCAGATGGGTGAGGAAAGAATGAAAGAGTTGATTGGGTTATGTAGAGAATTATCTGATGTTATGGAGAAGGAATTGAAAGAACAAGTGAAGGAAAACAGAAAAAATAATTAA
- a CDS encoding PadR family transcriptional regulator, giving the protein MTGYEIKKRLDTRLRLFWNASYGSIYPTLNELEKEGLVKKEELEEKGRDKIRYTITEDGRDVLKEWLKKPAVKDELRYETLLKLFFGSEIGENMTLEHIHRFGEKIEKELPFLKTSVSQLKEPDLEEEHKYIMLTALFGVKVYETYLEWCKEVEEVLKAGGKKDV; this is encoded by the coding sequence TTGACAGGTTATGAAATTAAGAAGAGATTGGATACACGGTTGAGGTTGTTTTGGAATGCTAGTTATGGGAGTATTTATCCTACATTAAATGAGTTGGAAAAAGAGGGTTTAGTAAAAAAGGAAGAATTAGAGGAAAAAGGGCGTGATAAAATCCGATACACAATTACAGAAGATGGAAGAGATGTTTTAAAGGAGTGGCTGAAAAAACCTGCTGTAAAGGATGAACTAAGGTATGAAACTTTACTAAAACTCTTTTTCGGGAGTGAAATAGGGGAGAATATGACATTGGAGCATATTCATAGGTTTGGAGAAAAAATAGAAAAGGAACTCCCATTTCTAAAAACGTCTGTGAGCCAACTTAAGGAACCTGATTTGGAAGAGGAGCATAAATACATTATGTTGACAGCATTATTTGGAGTAAAGGTATATGAAACATATTTGGAATGGTGTAAAGAGGTAGAAGAGGTATTAAAAGCAGGAGGTAAGAAAGATGTGTGA
- a CDS encoding Cof-type HAD-IIB family hydrolase, which yields MKKAVFFDIDGTLWDEKQQIPDSTREALRLLKENGHYLFICSGRTRVFIPDKELMPLGFDGIVAGCGTYGEFQGETKFYHKLEKEQVERLCGYLKKLNTGFVLEGRYALYMDRECFHPDYRFYDQISKELGDKLLRVSENEDNIEISKFCVNYVKQGQKELEQELEQDYFIIHRDGGFMEIVPKGFNKATGIQEMCKILGIAHEDTYAFGDSTNDLDMLQYVAHSVAMGDGMQEAKDAAEYVTTALWEDGIYNGLKHYGLI from the coding sequence ATGAAAAAAGCAGTATTTTTTGATATTGATGGAACTCTTTGGGATGAAAAACAGCAGATACCGGATAGCACGAGAGAAGCACTTAGGTTATTAAAAGAAAATGGACATTATCTGTTTATATGTAGCGGAAGAACTAGGGTGTTTATTCCGGATAAGGAGTTAATGCCTCTTGGGTTTGACGGAATAGTGGCAGGATGTGGTACATACGGAGAGTTTCAGGGAGAGACAAAGTTTTATCACAAGTTAGAAAAGGAACAGGTGGAAAGACTGTGCGGCTATCTGAAAAAGTTAAATACAGGATTTGTTCTTGAGGGAAGATACGCCCTTTACATGGATAGGGAATGTTTTCACCCGGATTACAGATTTTATGATCAGATAAGCAAGGAACTTGGGGACAAGCTTCTTCGGGTTAGTGAAAATGAAGATAATATAGAGATTAGTAAATTCTGCGTCAATTATGTAAAACAGGGGCAGAAAGAGTTAGAGCAGGAATTGGAACAGGATTATTTTATTATTCATAGAGATGGCGGTTTTATGGAAATTGTGCCAAAGGGATTTAATAAGGCGACCGGAATTCAGGAGATGTGCAAGATTCTAGGAATTGCACATGAAGATACTTATGCGTTTGGTGATAGTACCAATGATTTAGACATGTTGCAGTATGTAGCACATTCCGTAGCAATGGGCGATGGGATGCAGGAAGCCAAGGATGCAGCAGAATATGTGACTACAGCATTGTGGGAAGATGGAATTTATAACGGTTTGAAACATTATGGGTTGATTTAG
- a CDS encoding LysR family transcriptional regulator has product MIDNRIYTFLDVCKTLNYTRTAENLHITQPAVTQQIHYLEEIYEVKLFEMKGKKMFPTRQGELLRQMASAMCVDEQQIHKELRDSVQEKKTIRFGATLTVGEFVVPVVLPEYLKDFPETDISVTVQNTEILLKMLEAGEIEFAVIEGRFDKSAYEYHRISEEKYIGVCGRDFYEKHKEKRYVSVEELMKERLIVREEGSGTRGILEQFLKEHKQSVDKFAGVLEVSNMETIRKLVMAECGISFLYKAVVEEDLELERIFEIPVEDFVIQREFNFVYLKNSIFSKKYDTISKYFERWRG; this is encoded by the coding sequence ATGATAGATAATAGGATATATACATTTTTGGATGTATGTAAAACTTTAAATTATACCAGAACTGCTGAAAACCTTCATATTACCCAGCCGGCAGTGACACAACAGATTCATTATCTGGAGGAGATTTATGAAGTTAAATTATTTGAAATGAAAGGGAAGAAGATGTTTCCGACCAGGCAGGGAGAACTTTTACGGCAGATGGCATCGGCTATGTGTGTGGATGAGCAGCAGATTCATAAAGAACTAAGGGATAGTGTTCAAGAGAAGAAAACCATTCGATTTGGTGCTACACTTACGGTAGGAGAGTTTGTAGTGCCTGTGGTGTTACCGGAATATTTAAAAGATTTTCCCGAAACAGATATATCAGTGACGGTTCAGAATACAGAAATATTGCTGAAAATGTTGGAGGCTGGCGAGATAGAATTTGCTGTAATAGAGGGAAGATTCGACAAAAGTGCTTATGAATATCACAGGATTTCAGAAGAAAAATACATCGGTGTGTGTGGAAGGGATTTTTATGAAAAACATAAGGAGAAAAGATATGTATCCGTGGAAGAATTAATGAAAGAGCGGCTTATTGTAAGAGAAGAAGGGTCCGGAACCAGAGGGATTTTAGAACAATTTTTAAAAGAGCATAAACAGTCTGTAGATAAGTTTGCAGGGGTATTGGAGGTTTCTAATATGGAGACAATCCGTAAACTTGTAATGGCAGAATGTGGCATTAGTTTTTTGTATAAAGCGGTAGTGGAAGAAGATTTAGAGCTAGAAAGAATTTTTGAGATACCGGTAGAAGATTTTGTGATTCAGAGAGAATTTAACTTTGTGTATTTAAAAAATAGCATTTTTTCGAAAAAATATGATACAATAAGCAAGTACTTTGAGAGATGGAGAGGATAG